The stretch of DNA GCAGATCGACCCGGGCGTGCCGGCCACCCTCAGCAACGCCGCCGAGCCGCTGGCGCTGGCCTTGAAGTCCGGCAACTTCGGCAGCCGTGACTTCTTCGCCAAGGCCCTCAGGCAACTGGCCGGAGGTGGCCGATGAGCGCCGCGGCGAACAAGGAACAGGCCCTGCGCGAAGAGATCTGCGACGTCGGCCGCAGCCTCTACCAGCGCGGCTACACCGTGGGCAGCGCCGGCAACATCAGTGCGCGCCTCGACGATGGCTGGCTGATCACCCCGACCGATGTCTGCCTCGGCCGCCTCGACCCGGCGGCCATCGCCAAGGTCAACCTGGCGGGGGAGTGGGTGTCCGGCGACAAGCCGTCCAAGACCCTGGCCCTGCATCGCCAGGTCTATGACCGCAACCCGGGCGTCGGCGGCGTGGTGCACACCCATTCCACCCACCTGGTGGCGCTGACCCTGGCCGGGGTATGGAGGCCGGACGACATCCTGCCGCCGCTGACGCCGTACCAGGTGATGAAGGTCGGGCACATTCCGCTGATCGGCTACCAGCGCCCGGGTTCGCCCAGGGTCGCCGAGCAGGTGGCGCAACTGGCCAACAGCGTGCGCGGGGTGATGCTCGAACGCCTGGGGCCGGTGGTCTGGGAAAGCTCGGTGGCCAAGGCCAGCTACGCCCTGGAAGAGCTGGAAGAAACCGCGCGACTCTGGCTGATGAGCAATCCCAAGCCGGCGCCGCTGGATCAGGCAGCCCTGGATGAGCTGCGCGAGACCTTCGGCGTGCATTGGTAGGTAGCGCGCTGCTGCAACTCGAAACTGTAAACCGACATTGCAAGCACCGCCCGGGAGTCGTCGTCAGGCTCTCGACGGCCCCGGCTTGCCTTTAAAAAACAATAACAACAGGACATCCCCGCATGACGTTCCCTGACTGCAGCTGTTTTGGCTTCACCGGCGCTTCTTTCTCTTATGAGGGAGGGGCCGCGCAATGAGCCCGCTTATCCTGATGTTGACGGCCGGCGCGGGCATTGCGCTGCTGCTGTTCCTGGTGCTCAAGTACAAGTTCCAGCCCTTTGTCGCGCTGATGCTGGTGAGCATCCTGGTGGCGCTGGTGGCCGGGGTGAAACCGGCCGACCTGGTGGCGACCATCGAAGGCGGCATGGGCAAGACCCTCGGCCATATCGCGATCATCATCGCCCTCGGTGCGATGATCGGGCGGATCATCGAGCTGTCCGGCGGCGCCGAGGCCCTGGCCAAGACCCTGATCGAGCGTTTCGGCAACCGCCGCACGCCGCTGGCGCTGACCATCGCCGGGTTCATCATCGGCGTACCGGTGTTCTTCGAAGTCGGGGTGATCATCCTTATGCCGCTGGCCTATGGCGTCGCTCGCCGGGCGCGCAAGCCGCTGCTGGTGTTCGCCTTGCCGATGTGCGCGGCGTTGCTCACCGTGCATGCGTTCCTGCCGCCCCATCCGGGCGCTGTGGCCGCGGCCAGCCAGCTGGGCGCCGACCTGGGCCGGGTGCTGATGTTCGGCCTGCCGATCACCGCCTTCCTGTGCTACGTCGGCTACCGCGTGGCCGGGCGTATGACCCGGCGCTTCTACCCGATGACCGACGACATTCGCGCCGAAGTCTATGGCCCCCACGTGACCAACGAGGACCTGCTGGCCTGGACCAACGGCAATGCCAAGGACCCGCAACAGGCCGCGGTGGCCGTGTCCCACATGGGCCTGGAAGAGTCCACCAGCGCCATAGTCGCCAAGCTGCCGCCAGCACCCGCGCCCGGTTTCGCCCTGATCGTCAGCCTGATCCTGCTGCCGATCGTGCTGATCCTGCTGGGCACCCTGGCCACTTCGCTGCTGCCGGCCGAATCGACCTTGCGCGGTGTCATGACCGTACTCGGCGCGCCGCTGGTGGCGCTGCTGATCGATACCTTGCTGTGCGCCTGGCTGCTGGGTTCGCGCCGTGGCTGGAGCCGCAACCAGGTGTCGGACGTGATCGGCTCGGCTTTGCCGGGCGTGGCCATGGTGATCCTGATCGCCGGGGCCGGCGGGGTGTTCGGCAAGGTGCTGGTGGACACCGGGATCGGCGCGGTGGTCTCCGACCTGCTGCGCACCACCGGCCTGCCGGTGCTGGCCCTGGGCTTTTTGCTGACCATGCTGCTGCGCGCGGTGCAGGGTTCGACCACCGTGGCCCTGGTGACTACCGCCGGGATCATCAGCCCGCTGATCGCCACCCTTGACCTGACCCCCAACCACATGGCGCTGCTGTGCCTGGCCATGGGCGGTGGCGGGCTGGCGATGTCGCATATCAACGACGCCGGCTACTGGATCTTCACCAAGCTCGCCGGGCTCAACGTGGCAGACGGCCTGCGCACCTGGACCGTCATCACTACCTTGCTCGGTACCCTGGGTTTCTGTATTACCTTGCTGATCTGGCCTTTTGTCTGAGCCGTTTTTAGGAGCCAACATGCCTCGTTTTGCTGCCAACCTAAGCATGCTCTACCCGCAACACGGGTTTCTCGAGCGTTTCGCCGCCGCGGCGGCCGACGGTTTCGAAGCGGTGGAATACCTGTTCCCCTACGACTACAGCCCCCAGGAGCTCAAGCAGCGCCTGAGCGACAACGGCCTGGTCCAGGCGCTGTTCAACGCGCCGCCCGGCGACTGGGCGGCGGGCGAGCGGGGCACCGTGACCCTGCCGGGGCGCGAGGCGGAATTCCGCGCCGGCTTCGAGCGCGCCCTGGAATACGCCGCTGTGCTGGGCAACTCGCGCATCCACGTGATGGCCGGCCTGCTGCCCTCGGAAGAGCTGCGCGAACGCCATCATGCGGTGTACCTGGAGAACCTGGCCTACGCCACCGCCCAGGCGGCCAAGGCCGGGGTCACGGTGCTGCTGGAGCCGATCAACACCCGCGACATGCCGGGCTTCTTCCTCAACCGCCAGGACCAGGCCCAGGCGATCTGCAAGGAAGTCGGCGCGAGCAACCTCAAGGTGCAGTTCGACTGCTACCACTGCCAGATCGTCGAGGGCGACCTGGCGACCAAGCTGCGCCGCGACTTCGCCGGCATCGGCCATATCCAGATCGCCGGCGTGCCGGACCGCCACGAGCCGGACCTGGGCGAGTTGAACTACCCCTACCTGTTCGGGCTGATGGATCAGCTGGGCTACGACGGCTGGGTTGGTTGTGAGTATCGGCCGCGCGGCGATACCTCGGCCGGCCTGCAATGGCTGCGGGACTGGAAAGCCTTCTGAGGGGCGGGCAGGGCGGCGCCACGGGGTAGCGCGCGCCGCCCGAAAACCGCGATTCTGCGGGAATCTGAACATTTCTGGAGGTGTCGGCCTTCGCTCCCCAGCTGCGGGTACATTGGCTCCCTGTCGCCAGGGCCATCACTGGTGCCATCAATGGGAGCGGGGAGCATGGAAAAGTCGATATTCGTCGATCAGTCGGGCCTGGACGACGCGCCTTGTCGCCCGCGCGATCTGCATTGGGAACAGATCCCCACCGTGACCCTGGAGCGCATCGAACGCGAATACCGCCGTGCCCGGCGCACCACCATTCTTGGTCAGTGGATCAATATCGCCAGCGTGCTGCTGGTGGTGCTGAGCGCCGCCTGCGGTCTCTGGCTGTGGAACCACTTCCGCGCCCAGGGGCTGGACCAGGGCTTTGGCCTGCGCCAGTTGTTCGTGCTGTTGTTCTTTTTCGCCAGCCTGTGCACGGTGGTGGAGTGGCTGCGGCGCATTCGCCGCACTACCCGGGTGGCCCTCGACGGGCTGGGCGAAGACCTGCGGGATATCGCCTGCGTGCTGTGGTTCAGAAAGCAGCACCGGTGAGCGGCACCCGCGCAGCGGCTGTCAGTCTTTCGCGGCAACCGCTTGCGAGTCGGACGGCAGCAGCAATTCCACCCCTTGCTTGCGAATCCCGTCCGCCGCGGCCTGGGCCAGGTCGTCGTCGCTGATGATCACGTCGAACTGCTCCAGCCCGGCGATGCGGTACATGCTGAAGGTGCCGTACTTCGAACTGCTGGCCACCAGCACCACCTGGGACGCCGACTGCATCGCCACTTGCTTGACCTCGACCTTCAACGCCGACGGCGTGGTGATGCCGCGACGCAGATCCCAGGAGCTGGTGGACATAAACGCGATATCGGTCACCACCTGGCGCAGGGTTGCCACCGCCAGCCCGCCGACGCAGGAATGGTTGTCGTGGTCGAGCTGGCCGCCGGTGTGGATCACCGTGACCTGCGGCGCCTCCATCAGCGCCTGGACGATACCGAAGTCATTGGTCACCACGGTCATGCCCGACAGCGCCTTGATGTACGGCACGATCTCCAGGGTGCTGGTGCCGGCGTCAAGGTACACCGTCATGTCCGCGTGCAGCAGGCGCGCCGCCAGCCGCGCCATGGCCTGCTTCTGCGGCAGCTCGACCACCGCCTTGCTCTGGTGGCTCGGCTCGCTGTGCAACTGGCTGGCGATACGCACCCCACCGGTCACCGAATAGGCCCGGCCTTCCTGCTCCAGCAGGGCAATGTCGCGACGCACGGTCATGTGCGAGCAGTCGAACATCTCCATCAACTGATGCACGCTCAACACCTGGTGCTTGCGCAACTGGCGCAGAATCAGCTCGCGACGCTGCTCGGGAATCATCGGGGCGCCGCTATCGCTGGCGATGTCCTTGGGGTTGGGCATTGAGGCTCCGCAGTGGCTGGGCAGAAGGCAGGTAACTGGCGGACATAGTAGCGAATCCGCGAGGTGGGAACGAGAAGCACGCAACCGATCGTCCCCCCGTACCACCGCGCGGCTCTGCTTCTGTAGGAGCGCAGCTTGCGCGCGAAGAACGATGACGCGATATTCCTGCATTGCGCGTGACGGCTATCGAGCATCGACCGGCGAGCAGTTACCAAGGAGCGGTCATGGACCCCAAGCGTTATGAACACCTGACGATCAGCGTCGAGCCCCATGAAATGCGCATGAGCCATTGGGTGTACGGGCCCAGGGTGGTGGATGCTCGCGATGGCCGGGTCGTGCTGGACTTGAGTGGCGGGCCGTGGGACCTGGTGTCCTGCTCGCCATCGACGGCGGCGGTGGAGCTGCTGTTGCGCAAGTATCCCGGAGAGCGTGAGGCGCTCCGCCTGAGCATTCGCCTGGCCGACAACAGCCTGTGGCTGGAGGGCACTGCGGTTGCCACCGAGGATATCGAGGGGGCGTTGGAGAGGGCGCATGGCTGA from Pseudomonas chlororaphis subsp. chlororaphis encodes:
- a CDS encoding GntT/GntP/DsdX family permease, which gives rise to MSPLILMLTAGAGIALLLFLVLKYKFQPFVALMLVSILVALVAGVKPADLVATIEGGMGKTLGHIAIIIALGAMIGRIIELSGGAEALAKTLIERFGNRRTPLALTIAGFIIGVPVFFEVGVIILMPLAYGVARRARKPLLVFALPMCAALLTVHAFLPPHPGAVAAASQLGADLGRVLMFGLPITAFLCYVGYRVAGRMTRRFYPMTDDIRAEVYGPHVTNEDLLAWTNGNAKDPQQAAVAVSHMGLEESTSAIVAKLPPAPAPGFALIVSLILLPIVLILLGTLATSLLPAESTLRGVMTVLGAPLVALLIDTLLCAWLLGSRRGWSRNQVSDVIGSALPGVAMVILIAGAGGVFGKVLVDTGIGAVVSDLLRTTGLPVLALGFLLTMLLRAVQGSTTVALVTTAGIISPLIATLDLTPNHMALLCLAMGGGGLAMSHINDAGYWIFTKLAGLNVADGLRTWTVITTLLGTLGFCITLLIWPFV
- a CDS encoding DeoR/GlpR family DNA-binding transcription regulator codes for the protein MPNPKDIASDSGAPMIPEQRRELILRQLRKHQVLSVHQLMEMFDCSHMTVRRDIALLEQEGRAYSVTGGVRIASQLHSEPSHQSKAVVELPQKQAMARLAARLLHADMTVYLDAGTSTLEIVPYIKALSGMTVVTNDFGIVQALMEAPQVTVIHTGGQLDHDNHSCVGGLAVATLRQVVTDIAFMSTSSWDLRRGITTPSALKVEVKQVAMQSASQVVLVASSSKYGTFSMYRIAGLEQFDVIISDDDLAQAAADGIRKQGVELLLPSDSQAVAAKD
- the otnI gene encoding 2-oxo-tetronate isomerase, yielding MPRFAANLSMLYPQHGFLERFAAAAADGFEAVEYLFPYDYSPQELKQRLSDNGLVQALFNAPPGDWAAGERGTVTLPGREAEFRAGFERALEYAAVLGNSRIHVMAGLLPSEELRERHHAVYLENLAYATAQAAKAGVTVLLEPINTRDMPGFFLNRQDQAQAICKEVGASNLKVQFDCYHCQIVEGDLATKLRRDFAGIGHIQIAGVPDRHEPDLGELNYPYLFGLMDQLGYDGWVGCEYRPRGDTSAGLQWLRDWKAF
- the otnC gene encoding 3-oxo-tetronate 4-phosphate decarboxylase, with amino-acid sequence MSAAANKEQALREEICDVGRSLYQRGYTVGSAGNISARLDDGWLITPTDVCLGRLDPAAIAKVNLAGEWVSGDKPSKTLALHRQVYDRNPGVGGVVHTHSTHLVALTLAGVWRPDDILPPLTPYQVMKVGHIPLIGYQRPGSPRVAEQVAQLANSVRGVMLERLGPVVWESSVAKASYALEELEETARLWLMSNPKPAPLDQAALDELRETFGVHW